The Drosophila nasuta strain 15112-1781.00 chromosome 2L, ASM2355853v1, whole genome shotgun sequence genome window below encodes:
- the LOC132789118 gene encoding large ribosomal subunit protein uL10m: MSNLIQQSLPLTSARSPLLQFLRYRGKINIQRPKEPHYERARVIAVTQPKYPEPPKAITCFQSRAQRTGTQLENPYNAIVAREVLNWLNHSRLAAVFHLNSINADEIFRVRVQLHKQNMHLKSYGRKIIGQAVTGTAYEAILPLFHSNHCIVFSPNPQQIGALLRITRKVPQMVLLGGIVESKLLSRNDLMDFAKMPSLQVAQAQLVQTLNQAAGTVVQQLQAHQCNLVKVLDVHAKGESSSTEEAT, from the exons ATGTCCAACCTTATACAACAAA GCTTGCCATTGACATCGGCCCGTTCGCCATTGTTGCAGTTTCTGCGCTATCGCGGCAAGATCAATATTCAGCGACCCAAGGAGCCGCATTATGAACGTGCACGAGTCATTGCAGTAACACAACCTAAATACCCGGAGCCTCCGAAGGCAATAACCTGCTTTCAATCACGAGCCCAACGCACAGGAACACAGCTGGAAAACCCCTACAATGCGATTGTGGCCCGTGAAGTGCTCAACTGGCTGAATCACTCGCGACTCGCGGCCGTCTTTCACTTGAACTCCATCAACGCTGACGAGATATTTCGTGTTCGCGTCCAGTTGCATAAACAGAACATGCATTTGAAGAGTTACGGTCGTAAGATCATTGGACAGGCTGTCACCGGCACAGCGTATGAGGCCATTCTGCCGCTGTTTCACTCGAATCACTGTATTGTGTTCTCGCCTAATCCGCAGCAGATTGGTGCTCTGCTGCGCATCACACGCAAAGTGCCGCAAATGGTGTTGTTGGGTGGCATTGTGGAAAGCAAGTTGCTCAGTCGCAATGATCTGATGGACTTTGCAAAGATGCCCAGTCTGCAAGTTGCGCAAGCGCAGCTAGTGCAGACGTTGAATCAAGCCGCCGGTACTGTGGTGCAACAGTTGCAGGCGCATCAATGCAATCTGGTTAAAGTGCTGGACGTGCACGCCAAGGGCGAATCATCCTCGACGGAGGAGGCGACGTAA
- the LOC132789110 gene encoding homeobox protein Mohawk — MEKSCRPKRNRRHSRRAWPPEDDLHHTRATKRLFTPDIKRMLKDWLIRRRENPYPSREEKKQLAGETGLTYTQICNWFANWRRKLKNSEREKAKKSWGHLIKNYNHNARGNVEQFSISSEDSIWEEDMRPCVADDDDENEYDDELSSRSTGSDGNGNNANTTTPYKPNFYVESAMESHTDQSHNQSVDRLPMAKYKQQMMEKYLRDSGMQQSGTAGADSNGGGAQLNKWLESAARFTPDRHNYHIEWNMSRHKCGGQERPVQHQLLFTNDATAAAARGERWLLHHKDELDAAEALANLAFNCRQRWHHMATTISS, encoded by the exons ATGGAGAAATCGTGTCGCCCCAAACGCAATCGTCGTCACAGCAG ACGCGCATGGCCACCAGAAGATGATCTGCATCACACGCGCGCCACGAAGCGACTGTTTACACCGGATATTAAACGCATGCTCAAGGATTGGCTGATACGACGCCGCGAGAATCCTTATCCGAGCAGGGAGGAGAAGAAGCAGTTGGCTGGCGAGACGGGTTTAACGTATACACAGATTTGCAATTGGTTTGCCAACTGGCGACGCAAGTTGAAGAACTCGGAGCGTGAGAAGGCCAAAAAGTCATGGGGTCATCTGATCAAGAATTATAATCACAATGCCCGAGGGAATGTGGAGCAGTTTAGCATCTCGTCCGAGGATAGCATTTGGGAGGAAGACATGCGACCAtgtgttgctgatgatgatgatgagaatGAGTATGACGATGAGTTGTCCAGTCGCAGCACAGGCAgcgatggcaatggcaataaTGCCAACACGACAACGCCATACAAGCCCAATTTCTATGTGGAGTCTGCCATGGAATCGCACACAGATCAGAGTCATAATCAGAGCGTCGATCGGTTGCCCATGGCCAAGTACAAGCAGCAGATGATGGAGAAATATCTGCGTGACAGTGGCATGCAGCAAAGTGGGACTGCTGGAGCTGATAGCAATGGTGGTGGCGCACAGCTGAACAAGTGGCTGGAGAGTGCGGCCAGGTTCACACCAGACAGGCACAACTATCACATTGAATGGAATATGAGCAG GCACAAATGTGGGGGGCAGGAGCGTCCTGTTCAGCACCAGCTGCTGTTCACCAACgatgccacagcagcagcggctcgTGGCGAGCGTTGGCTTCTGCATCACAAGGACGAACTGGATGCGGCTGAGGCACTGGCCAATTTGGCTTTTAACTGCAGACAACGCTGGCATCACATGGCAACCACGATCAGCTCCTAG